A genomic window from Nocardioides rotundus includes:
- a CDS encoding LCP family protein codes for MPRDDVPEEQPSDAPADAAPAREESKGGRRKRERGKRATVLKVLGVTVLVLALATALTVVFVVRHLNGNLEVIDISDKLQNRPEKEEVAGEQEPLNILVMGSDTRQGAGNAIDKESGAEASDTTILLHLSADRRTAYGISIPRDSVVDRPACEQGAIPPAENVMWNDAFTQGGPACTQQQFEQLTGVYVDDFIVVDFNGFKKMVDAIGGVEVCIPETIDDRAHGIYLEKGTREVEGREALAYVRQRYAVGNGSDIGRMKRQQAFIASMANKVVSARTLADPVRLFRFLDAATEALRVSPGLQDVQKLAGVGSQLNGIGLDNIQFLTIPWKVDPNDPNRVVWAPEAKEVWKRIANDQELTAKLTTDAISAAKPTTTKTDGQHKTESPEEKADRQQALKDAGLCG; via the coding sequence ATGCCCCGCGACGACGTCCCCGAGGAGCAGCCCTCCGACGCGCCCGCAGACGCTGCGCCGGCGCGCGAAGAGTCCAAGGGTGGGCGGCGCAAGCGGGAGCGGGGCAAGCGTGCCACCGTGCTCAAGGTGCTCGGCGTGACGGTGCTCGTCCTCGCGCTGGCGACGGCGCTGACGGTCGTGTTCGTCGTCCGCCACCTCAACGGCAACCTCGAGGTCATCGACATCTCCGACAAGCTGCAGAACCGTCCGGAGAAGGAGGAGGTCGCCGGCGAGCAGGAGCCGCTGAACATCCTGGTGATGGGCTCCGACACCCGCCAGGGCGCGGGCAACGCGATCGACAAGGAGTCCGGCGCGGAGGCCTCCGACACCACGATCCTGCTGCACCTGTCGGCCGACCGGCGTACGGCGTACGGCATCTCGATCCCCCGCGACTCCGTCGTGGACCGCCCCGCCTGCGAGCAGGGCGCGATCCCGCCGGCGGAGAACGTGATGTGGAACGACGCGTTCACCCAGGGTGGGCCGGCCTGCACCCAGCAGCAGTTCGAGCAGCTGACCGGGGTCTACGTCGACGACTTCATCGTCGTGGACTTCAACGGCTTCAAGAAGATGGTCGACGCGATCGGCGGCGTCGAGGTGTGCATCCCCGAGACCATCGACGACCGGGCGCACGGCATCTATCTGGAGAAGGGCACCCGCGAGGTGGAGGGGCGCGAGGCCCTGGCCTACGTCCGGCAGCGGTACGCCGTCGGCAACGGCTCCGACATCGGCCGGATGAAGCGGCAGCAGGCCTTCATTGCCTCGATGGCCAACAAGGTCGTCTCGGCCCGGACGCTGGCCGACCCGGTGCGGCTGTTCCGCTTCCTCGACGCGGCCACCGAGGCGCTGCGGGTGAGCCCGGGCCTCCAGGACGTGCAGAAGCTCGCCGGCGTCGGCAGCCAGCTCAACGGCATCGGGCTGGACAACATCCAGTTCCTCACCATCCCGTGGAAGGTCGACCCCAACGACCCGAACCGGGTGGTGTGGGCGCCGGAGGCCAAGGAGGTCTGGAAGCGGATCGCCAACGACCAGGAGCTCACCGCGAAGCTCACCACGGATGCGATCTCCGCGGCGAAGCCGACCACCACCAAGACCGACGGCCAGCACAAGACCGAGTCCCCGGAGGAGAAGGCCGACCGGCAGCAGGCGCTCAAGGACGCGGGGCTGTGCGGATGA
- a CDS encoding large conductance mechanosensitive channel protein MscL: MSGFKNFILRGNLVELAVAVIIGTSFAAVVAAFTGMLLSAISKVTGGKEPNFDEFAPGGILVGPFLTALIAFLILAFVVYFFVVVPYTKAQDKYFPKAEEGTPEDIALLTEIRDLLATNRSV, encoded by the coding sequence ATGTCCGGTTTCAAGAACTTCATCCTCCGGGGCAACCTGGTCGAGCTGGCCGTCGCGGTCATCATCGGTACGTCGTTCGCCGCGGTCGTGGCGGCCTTCACCGGGATGCTGCTGTCCGCGATCTCCAAGGTCACTGGCGGCAAGGAGCCCAACTTCGACGAGTTCGCCCCCGGCGGGATCCTGGTCGGCCCGTTCCTCACCGCCCTGATCGCCTTCCTGATCCTGGCGTTCGTCGTCTACTTCTTCGTCGTGGTGCCCTACACCAAGGCCCAGGACAAGTACTTCCCCAAGGCCGAGGAGGGCACGCCCGAGGACATCGCGCTGCTCACCGAGATCCGCGACCTGCTGGCCACCAACCGCAGCGTCTGA
- the cpaB gene encoding Flp pilus assembly protein CpaB — translation MSAPQAPAPPSRLARARRGVRRVVLRRRRLLAALLVAVAVAAGVRAVAGPPPETRALLVAARDLPAGHLLAADDLEERRVAPDAVAAGVVADPVGQLLSTPVRRGEQVTDVRLLRGGLLASYPELSAVPVRIPDAGAVALLTAGDRIDLIATDPQGGGSEVLLEDAPVLALPPETAGDSMGGGPTGGRLVVIGVTPELRDEVADAAVLEFLSISLNR, via the coding sequence ATGAGCGCTCCCCAGGCCCCCGCCCCTCCGTCCCGGCTCGCCCGCGCCCGCCGGGGAGTACGCCGAGTGGTGCTGCGCCGCCGTCGGCTGCTTGCCGCCCTGCTGGTCGCGGTGGCGGTCGCCGCCGGGGTGCGCGCCGTGGCCGGCCCTCCCCCGGAGACCCGGGCGCTGCTGGTGGCCGCGCGGGACCTGCCCGCGGGGCATCTGCTGGCCGCCGACGACCTGGAGGAGCGGCGGGTCGCGCCGGACGCTGTGGCCGCGGGGGTGGTGGCGGACCCGGTCGGGCAGCTGCTGTCGACGCCGGTGCGGCGGGGCGAGCAGGTGACCGACGTACGCCTGCTGCGCGGCGGCCTGCTCGCGTCGTACCCCGAGTTGTCCGCCGTACCGGTCCGGATTCCGGACGCGGGGGCGGTGGCGCTGCTGACCGCCGGCGACCGGATCGACCTGATCGCCACCGACCCCCAGGGTGGCGGGTCCGAGGTGCTGCTGGAGGACGCGCCCGTGCTGGCGCTTCCGCCGGAGACGGCGGGCGACTCAATGGGCGGCGGGCCCACCGGCGGGCGCCTGGTGGTCATCGGGGTGACACCGGAACTTCGGGATGAAGTTGCCGACGCGGCGGTGTTGGAGTTTCTCAGTATCTCGCTGAACCGCTAG
- a CDS encoding FmdB family zinc ribbon protein encodes MPTYQYKCTECGHAFERFQSFTDDALTECEVCGGKLRKLFNAVGVVFKGSGFYRNDSREAAKSSSSSSSASSSSSSSSADSGSGSSSSSSSSASSSGGSSGSSSSSAGTASGGSSS; translated from the coding sequence GTGCCCACCTATCAGTACAAGTGCACCGAGTGCGGCCACGCCTTCGAGCGGTTCCAGTCCTTCACCGACGACGCGCTCACCGAGTGCGAGGTCTGCGGCGGCAAGCTGCGCAAGCTCTTCAACGCCGTCGGCGTGGTCTTCAAGGGCTCGGGGTTCTACCGCAACGACTCCCGCGAGGCCGCGAAGTCCTCCTCGTCCTCATCGTCTGCTTCTTCGTCTTCGTCTTCGTCCTCGGCCGACTCCGGCTCGGGGTCCTCGTCGTCGTCCTCTTCCTCGGCCTCCTCCTCCGGCGGGTCGTCGGGCTCGTCGTCGAGCAGCGCCGGCACCGCCTCGGGCGGCAGCAGCAGCTGA
- a CDS encoding penicillin acylase family protein, which produces MTNTMTQETTADRPPRKDHWIDIFWALPAVARWTVYSVLGLVLLLVLGTLAGAGVVRSSFPEKDGAVDVPGLDGRVQVLRDANGIPQIYASTMADLMRGQGYVHAQERFFEMDVRRHITSGRLAEMFGPSAVEVDRTVRTMGWRRVAEKELGLVSPDTRRALDAYAEGVNAYLAGKDNLDLAVEYGVLAAGGLDYTPEPWTAVDSLAWLKAMAWDLRSNMTQEIERVLVGASHSPTQVAELFPDYDERRATPIVTQGAVVDGVFEQDATRAASRNPARPGWSADQADLFRGVQRALDRLPALVGRGDGIGSNSWVVDGKHSATGQPLLANDPHLAAGVPGIWMQMGLHCTEVSASCPMDVSGFTFSGVPGVIIGHNRDIAWGFTNLAPDVSDLYLERIRGNRWRYDGGWRPLKTRTETIEVAGEEPVEITVRETAHGPLLSDADPQLRAVNEAERPPDAQPSEEYGVSLQWTALEPSATADAILGFNKASNWAEFRSAAEDFAVPSQNLIYADRSGRIGYQAPGRIPIRKSGNDGTTPSEGWRPENDWTGDYIPFDGLPSVLDPEEGFIVTANQKVIGEDYPYFLTDDWDMGYRSQRIRDLIEQEGELTVAEMADLQLDDRNPLAPALVPRLLDVEHVGGDFYTAGLRLLERWDYRQGADSAAAAYFNAVWRALLERTFADDLPEEVVVDGGDRWMAVVTELLDDPASRWWDDVETENRVETRDDILRAAIRDARRDLTRRMGPDPDQWAWGRLHRLNLRNNTLGVSGVGPVEWLVNRTDFPASGGSAAVNATSWDASLGYEVTAAPSMRMVVSMADLDDSRWINLTGVSGHPFDKTYTDQTELWLRGETLAWPFSREAVDAATEDTLTLEPAAPESVGE; this is translated from the coding sequence ATGACCAACACCATGACCCAGGAGACGACGGCCGATCGCCCGCCGCGCAAGGATCACTGGATCGACATCTTCTGGGCCCTCCCGGCGGTGGCGCGCTGGACGGTCTACAGCGTGCTCGGCCTGGTCCTGCTGCTCGTGCTCGGCACGCTCGCCGGCGCCGGCGTCGTGCGCAGCTCCTTCCCCGAGAAGGACGGCGCCGTCGACGTGCCCGGCCTGGACGGCCGGGTGCAGGTGCTCCGGGACGCCAACGGGATCCCGCAGATCTACGCGAGCACGATGGCCGACCTGATGCGCGGCCAGGGATACGTGCACGCCCAGGAGCGGTTCTTCGAGATGGACGTGCGGCGGCACATCACCTCCGGACGGCTTGCGGAGATGTTCGGCCCCAGCGCGGTGGAGGTCGACCGGACCGTCCGCACCATGGGCTGGCGGCGGGTCGCGGAGAAGGAGCTCGGGCTGGTCAGCCCGGACACCCGGCGCGCGCTGGACGCCTACGCCGAGGGGGTCAACGCCTACCTCGCGGGGAAGGACAACCTCGATCTCGCGGTGGAGTATGGCGTCCTCGCCGCCGGCGGCCTGGACTACACCCCCGAGCCGTGGACCGCGGTCGACTCGCTGGCCTGGCTCAAGGCGATGGCGTGGGACCTGCGCTCGAACATGACCCAGGAGATCGAGCGCGTCCTGGTGGGCGCCTCGCACTCGCCGACGCAGGTGGCCGAGCTGTTCCCGGACTACGACGAGCGCCGGGCCACCCCGATCGTTACCCAGGGCGCGGTGGTCGACGGCGTCTTCGAGCAGGACGCGACCCGCGCCGCGAGCCGCAACCCCGCCCGCCCCGGCTGGTCGGCCGATCAGGCGGACCTCTTCAGGGGGGTGCAGCGCGCGCTGGACCGGTTGCCCGCGCTGGTCGGCCGCGGCGACGGCATCGGGTCGAACTCCTGGGTGGTCGACGGCAAGCACTCCGCCACCGGCCAGCCGTTGCTGGCCAACGACCCGCACCTGGCCGCCGGCGTCCCCGGCATCTGGATGCAGATGGGCCTGCACTGCACCGAGGTGAGCGCGAGCTGCCCGATGGACGTCTCCGGCTTCACCTTCTCCGGCGTTCCGGGCGTCATCATCGGCCACAACCGCGACATCGCCTGGGGGTTCACCAACCTCGCGCCGGACGTGAGCGACCTCTACCTGGAGCGGATCCGTGGCAACCGGTGGAGGTACGACGGAGGCTGGCGGCCGCTGAAGACCCGCACGGAGACCATCGAGGTCGCGGGCGAGGAGCCGGTGGAGATCACCGTCCGCGAGACCGCCCACGGGCCGCTGCTCTCCGACGCCGACCCGCAGCTGCGGGCGGTCAACGAGGCGGAGCGACCACCGGACGCCCAGCCGTCGGAGGAGTACGGCGTCTCCCTGCAGTGGACCGCCCTGGAGCCGAGTGCCACCGCTGACGCGATCCTGGGCTTCAACAAGGCGAGCAACTGGGCGGAGTTCCGCAGCGCGGCCGAGGACTTCGCCGTACCCTCCCAGAACCTGATCTATGCCGACCGCTCCGGACGGATCGGCTACCAGGCACCGGGGCGGATCCCGATCCGCAAGTCCGGCAACGACGGCACGACGCCGTCGGAGGGCTGGCGGCCCGAGAACGACTGGACCGGGGACTACATCCCCTTCGACGGGCTGCCCAGCGTGCTCGACCCCGAGGAGGGGTTCATCGTCACCGCGAACCAGAAGGTGATCGGCGAGGACTACCCCTACTTCCTCACCGACGACTGGGACATGGGCTACCGCAGCCAGCGGATCCGGGACCTGATCGAGCAGGAGGGGGAGCTGACCGTCGCCGAGATGGCCGACCTCCAGCTCGACGACCGCAACCCGCTCGCGCCCGCGCTGGTGCCGCGGCTGCTGGACGTGGAGCACGTCGGCGGCGACTTCTACACCGCGGGGCTGCGGCTGCTGGAGCGGTGGGACTACCGCCAGGGCGCCGACTCCGCCGCGGCGGCGTACTTCAACGCCGTCTGGCGCGCGCTGCTCGAGCGCACCTTCGCCGACGACCTGCCCGAGGAGGTCGTCGTCGACGGCGGGGACCGCTGGATGGCGGTGGTGACCGAGCTGCTCGACGACCCGGCCAGCCGCTGGTGGGACGACGTCGAGACCGAGAACCGGGTCGAGACCCGCGACGACATCCTGCGGGCCGCGATCCGGGACGCGCGGCGCGACCTCACCCGGCGGATGGGCCCCGATCCCGACCAGTGGGCGTGGGGCCGCCTGCACCGGCTGAACCTGCGCAACAACACCCTGGGGGTCTCCGGCGTCGGACCGGTCGAGTGGCTGGTCAACCGCACCGACTTCCCCGCCTCCGGCGGCAGCGCGGCGGTCAACGCGACCAGCTGGGACGCGTCGTTGGGATACGAGGTGACCGCGGCGCCGTCGATGCGGATGGTGGTCTCGATGGCCGACCTGGACGACTCGCGGTGGATCAACCTCACCGGCGTCTCGGGGCACCCCTTCGACAAGACCTACACCGACCAGACCGAGCTCTGGCTGCGCGGGGAGACGCTGGCGTGGCCGTTCAGCCGGGAGGCCGTGGACGCGGCGACCGAGGACACCCTCACCCTCGAGCCGGCCGCTCCGGAGTCCGTAGGCGAGTGA
- a CDS encoding 5-formyltetrahydrofolate cyclo-ligase, giving the protein MHPDHSGAPAAKTALRDQLVTARRRRDVAELARAAEGLADHLLAAEEVRRAATVTAYVAVGSEPGTGLLLDRLLAAGKRVLLPVTTRELDLDWAAYEGPDSLAPARFGLLEPATPHLGLDAVAQADVLLVPGMAVSAAGVRMGKGGGCYDKALARVPADRWRCVLLFDDEVGRDVPAEAHDETVHAVATPSGVTRLRTPERPARG; this is encoded by the coding sequence GTGCATCCGGACCACTCGGGCGCCCCCGCCGCCAAGACCGCCCTGCGCGACCAGCTCGTCACCGCCCGCCGCCGCCGCGACGTCGCCGAGCTCGCGCGGGCCGCCGAGGGGCTCGCCGACCACCTGCTCGCGGCCGAGGAGGTACGCCGGGCGGCGACGGTGACGGCCTACGTCGCGGTGGGCTCCGAGCCGGGCACCGGGCTGCTGCTCGACCGGCTCCTCGCGGCCGGCAAGCGGGTGCTGCTGCCGGTGACGACCCGGGAGCTGGACCTGGACTGGGCGGCCTACGAGGGCCCGGACTCGCTCGCCCCCGCGCGCTTCGGGCTGCTCGAGCCGGCCACGCCGCACCTGGGCCTGGACGCGGTCGCGCAGGCCGACGTGCTGCTGGTGCCGGGCATGGCGGTCTCCGCCGCCGGGGTGCGGATGGGCAAGGGCGGCGGCTGCTACGACAAGGCGCTGGCCCGGGTCCCGGCGGACCGCTGGCGCTGCGTGCTGCTCTTCGACGACGAGGTCGGGCGCGACGTACCGGCCGAGGCCCACGACGAGACCGTGCACGCGGTCGCCACCCCGTCCGGCGTCACTCGCCTACGGACTCCGGAGCGGCCGGCTCGAGGGTGA
- a CDS encoding UTP--glucose-1-phosphate uridylyltransferase gives MGSPGLKRARAKMADAGVEETAIEVFSHYYRLLEHGETGMIPESSIDPLDMESLADVTVSDEDGVAALRTTAVIKLNGGLGTSMGMDRAKSLLCVRRGMSFLDVIARQVLHLRERYDVPLPLIFMNSFRTSADTMAALERYETLAVDGLPLEFLQNKEPKLLEKDLAPASYPKNPDLEWCPPGHGDLYTALVGTGLLDQLIEQGYERVFVSNSDNLGAVADPRVAGWFAESGAPFAIEAVKRTPSDKKGGHFARRKSDGRIVLRETAQTLPQDLKDLADLSRHRFTSTNNLWFDLKAMKQALVQREGVLGLPLIRNVKNLDPSDASTPKVIQIETAMGAAIEVFDGARTIEVGRDRFVPVKTTNDLLVLRSDVYGIGEDYVLSQEPDAVPYIELDPEFYKFLADFDQRFPEGAPSLRGATSFKVNGDWTFCREVEVRGDVELQRPRSGDRVDAGRVLGDD, from the coding sequence ATGGGTAGCCCTGGACTCAAGCGCGCCCGCGCGAAGATGGCCGACGCGGGAGTGGAGGAGACCGCGATCGAGGTCTTCTCCCACTACTACCGCCTGCTCGAGCACGGCGAGACCGGCATGATCCCCGAGTCGAGCATCGACCCGCTCGACATGGAGTCGTTGGCCGACGTCACCGTGTCCGACGAGGACGGCGTCGCGGCGCTGCGCACGACCGCGGTGATCAAGCTCAACGGCGGGCTCGGCACCTCGATGGGGATGGACCGTGCGAAGTCGCTGCTGTGCGTGCGGCGCGGGATGTCCTTCCTCGACGTGATCGCCCGGCAGGTGCTCCACCTGCGGGAGAGGTACGACGTCCCGCTGCCGCTGATCTTCATGAACAGCTTCCGCACCTCCGCGGACACGATGGCCGCCCTGGAGCGCTACGAGACGCTCGCGGTGGACGGCCTGCCGCTGGAGTTCCTGCAGAACAAGGAGCCCAAGCTCCTGGAGAAGGACCTCGCGCCGGCGTCGTACCCCAAGAACCCCGACCTGGAGTGGTGCCCGCCCGGCCACGGCGACCTCTACACCGCGCTCGTCGGCACCGGGCTGCTCGACCAGTTGATCGAGCAGGGATACGAGCGGGTGTTCGTCTCCAACTCCGACAACCTCGGCGCCGTCGCGGACCCGCGGGTGGCCGGCTGGTTCGCCGAGTCCGGCGCGCCGTTCGCGATCGAGGCGGTCAAGCGGACGCCGTCGGACAAGAAGGGCGGCCACTTCGCCCGGCGCAAGAGCGACGGCCGGATCGTGCTGCGGGAGACCGCGCAGACCCTCCCGCAGGACCTCAAGGACCTGGCGGACCTGAGCCGGCACCGGTTCACCTCCACCAACAACCTGTGGTTCGACCTCAAGGCGATGAAGCAGGCGCTGGTCCAGCGCGAGGGCGTGCTCGGCCTGCCGCTGATCCGGAACGTGAAGAACCTCGACCCCAGCGATGCCTCCACGCCGAAGGTGATCCAGATCGAGACCGCGATGGGCGCGGCGATCGAGGTCTTCGACGGGGCCCGCACGATCGAGGTCGGTCGGGACCGGTTCGTGCCGGTCAAGACCACCAACGACCTGCTGGTGCTGCGCTCGGACGTCTACGGCATCGGCGAGGACTACGTGCTGAGTCAGGAGCCCGACGCGGTCCCCTACATCGAGCTGGACCCGGAGTTCTACAAGTTCCTCGCCGACTTCGACCAGCGCTTCCCCGAGGGCGCGCCGTCGCTGCGGGGGGCCACCTCCTTCAAGGTCAACGGCGACTGGACGTTCTGTCGTGAGGTCGAGGTTCGGGGCGACGTGGAACTGCAGCGGCCGCGCTCGGGCGACCGGGTCGACGCGGGGCGGGTTTTGGGCGATGACTGA
- the glp gene encoding molybdotransferase-like divisome protein Glp, with amino-acid sequence MTDPGHPSPEPISVEELQRRVLDGVEPLGHFPQPLMETLGLAAAEDVHSPIALPSFDNSAMDGYAVVAADVATATEESPVHLPVVGEIGAGRAQILAMSPGTAVKIMTGAPVPAGADAVVPYEWTDRGVAQVRITQAPEVGQHIRRAGEDVAEGDLLVSHGTVLGPRHLGLLAAVGRATVESRPRPRVVIISTGSELREAGSPLGHDGIYDGNSYLLAAAVRAAGGIAYRVGIVPDEPRAFMDALSDQLVRADLVVTSGGVSQGDFDVVKEALSPLGTVWFGPVAMQPGKPQGFGHVGEDRVPIFTLPGNPVSSYISFQVFVLPAIRRLMGKQPLIRPTVRARLTGDIRSPRGRRQFVRAAYDPAEGAVSMVGGHGSHLMGDLAASDALVVVPEDVTHVPAGRAVDVLLLDADF; translated from the coding sequence ATGACTGACCCCGGCCATCCCTCGCCGGAGCCGATCAGCGTCGAGGAGCTGCAGCGACGGGTCCTGGACGGCGTCGAGCCGCTCGGGCACTTCCCGCAGCCGCTGATGGAGACGCTCGGGCTCGCCGCCGCCGAGGACGTGCACTCGCCGATCGCGTTGCCCAGCTTCGACAACTCCGCGATGGACGGGTACGCCGTCGTCGCGGCCGACGTCGCCACCGCGACGGAGGAGTCTCCGGTTCACCTGCCGGTGGTGGGGGAGATCGGCGCCGGGCGCGCCCAGATCCTGGCGATGTCGCCGGGCACCGCGGTCAAGATCATGACCGGTGCCCCGGTCCCGGCGGGCGCCGACGCGGTGGTGCCCTATGAGTGGACCGACCGCGGCGTCGCCCAGGTCCGGATCACCCAGGCGCCCGAGGTCGGCCAGCACATCCGCCGGGCCGGGGAGGACGTCGCCGAGGGCGACCTGCTGGTCAGCCACGGCACCGTGCTCGGGCCGCGGCACCTCGGGCTGCTCGCGGCCGTGGGGCGGGCGACCGTCGAGTCCCGCCCGCGCCCCCGCGTGGTGATCATCTCCACCGGCTCCGAGCTGCGGGAGGCCGGCAGCCCGCTGGGCCACGACGGCATCTATGACGGCAACTCCTACCTGCTGGCCGCCGCGGTGCGGGCCGCGGGCGGGATCGCCTACCGCGTCGGCATCGTCCCCGACGAGCCGCGCGCCTTCATGGACGCGCTGTCGGACCAGCTGGTCCGCGCCGACCTGGTGGTGACCTCCGGCGGCGTCTCCCAGGGCGACTTCGACGTGGTCAAGGAGGCGCTCTCGCCGCTGGGCACCGTGTGGTTCGGCCCGGTGGCGATGCAGCCGGGCAAGCCGCAGGGGTTCGGCCACGTCGGCGAGGACCGGGTGCCGATCTTCACCCTCCCGGGCAACCCGGTGTCGTCCTACATCTCCTTCCAGGTCTTCGTGCTGCCCGCGATCCGGCGCCTGATGGGCAAGCAGCCGCTGATCCGCCCCACCGTCCGGGCCCGGCTCACCGGCGACATCCGCTCGCCCCGTGGGCGGCGACAGTTCGTCCGGGCGGCCTACGACCCCGCCGAGGGGGCGGTCAGCATGGTCGGCGGCCACGGCTCGCACCTGATGGGTGACCTCGCCGCCTCCGACGCGCTGGTGGTCGTTCCCGAGGACGTCACGCACGTGCCCGCCGGGCGCGCGGTCGACGTACTCCTGCTGGACGCCGACTTCTGA
- the moaC gene encoding cyclic pyranopterin monophosphate synthase MoaC has product MSEQRLTHVDETGAARMVDVSEKQPTKRVATASGRVLVSPEVVALLRGEGVPKGDALAVARIAGIMGAKQTPALIPLCHPLAISKAEVDLDVADDAVEISATVATTDRTGVEMEALTAVSVAALTVVDMVKAVDKGAVISDVRVETKTGGKSGDWAR; this is encoded by the coding sequence ATGAGCGAGCAGCGCCTCACCCACGTCGACGAGACCGGCGCGGCCCGGATGGTCGACGTCTCGGAGAAGCAGCCGACCAAGCGGGTCGCGACCGCCAGCGGCAGGGTCCTGGTCAGCCCCGAGGTGGTGGCCCTGCTCCGCGGCGAGGGGGTGCCGAAGGGCGACGCGCTCGCGGTGGCCCGGATCGCCGGGATCATGGGCGCCAAGCAGACGCCGGCCCTGATCCCGTTGTGCCACCCGCTGGCGATCTCCAAGGCCGAGGTCGACCTCGACGTCGCCGACGACGCGGTCGAGATCAGCGCGACCGTCGCCACCACCGACCGCACGGGCGTGGAGATGGAGGCGCTCACCGCGGTCTCGGTCGCGGCGCTCACCGTGGTCGACATGGTCAAGGCGGTCGACAAGGGCGCGGTGATCTCCGACGTCCGCGTGGAGACCAAGACCGGCGGCAAGTCGGGGGACTGGGCCCGATGA
- a CDS encoding MogA/MoaB family molybdenum cofactor biosynthesis protein, which produces MSESLAEPLTGAVVVASNRAAAGVYDDTTGPLIHDFLSGLGFVTPDPFVVPDGAPVGEAIRAAVDGGARVVLTTGGTGLTPTDRTPEVTRELLDREVPGIAEAIRAYGVAQGVPSAVLSRGLAGVVGECLVINLPGSRGGVKDGLAVLEPWLVHAVEQIRGSDH; this is translated from the coding sequence ATGAGCGAGTCGCTGGCCGAGCCCCTCACCGGAGCGGTCGTCGTCGCCTCCAACCGTGCCGCGGCCGGGGTGTACGACGACACCACCGGCCCGCTGATCCACGACTTCCTCTCCGGGCTGGGCTTCGTGACGCCCGACCCGTTCGTCGTACCCGACGGCGCCCCGGTCGGCGAGGCGATCCGCGCGGCCGTCGACGGCGGCGCCCGCGTCGTCCTCACCACGGGCGGCACCGGCCTGACCCCGACGGACAGGACGCCGGAGGTGACCCGGGAGTTGCTGGACCGCGAGGTGCCGGGCATCGCCGAGGCGATCCGGGCGTACGGCGTCGCGCAGGGCGTTCCCTCCGCGGTGCTCTCCCGTGGCCTGGCCGGGGTGGTGGGCGAGTGCCTGGTGATCAACCTGCCCGGCTCGCGCGGCGGGGTGAAGGACGGCCTGGCGGTGCTCGAGCCGTGGCTGGTGCACGCCGTGGAGCAGATCCGGGGCAGCGACCATTGA
- a CDS encoding GNAT family N-acetyltransferase, with product MSHPGWPATIELDEIRLRPIRYADARAWREVRMRNRSWLLPWDATVPPGVGDRPASFRELVALLRRNGRNGAGLPFALDVEGRFAGQVTVNNVVRGSAQMASIGYWIDQAWAGRGVMPRAVAVVVDHCFFEVGLHRIEIAIRPENSNSLRVVEKLGLGEVGFAPRYLHIDGQWRDHRIFAVTREEAPAGLLPRVRNLSGG from the coding sequence TTGAGCCACCCCGGCTGGCCGGCCACCATCGAGCTGGACGAGATCCGGCTGCGCCCGATCCGGTACGCCGACGCGCGCGCCTGGCGCGAGGTGCGGATGCGCAACCGGTCCTGGCTGCTGCCGTGGGACGCCACCGTGCCGCCCGGGGTGGGCGATCGCCCGGCGAGCTTCCGTGAGCTGGTCGCGCTGCTGCGACGCAACGGCCGGAACGGCGCCGGCCTGCCGTTCGCGCTGGACGTGGAGGGCCGCTTCGCCGGGCAGGTGACGGTGAACAACGTGGTCCGCGGCTCCGCGCAGATGGCGTCGATCGGCTATTGGATCGACCAGGCGTGGGCGGGGCGCGGGGTGATGCCGCGCGCCGTCGCGGTGGTCGTCGACCACTGCTTCTTCGAGGTCGGTCTGCACCGGATCGAGATCGCCATCCGTCCGGAGAACTCCAACTCGCTGCGGGTGGTGGAGAAGCTCGGGCTCGGCGAGGTCGGGTTCGCGCCGCGCTACCTGCACATCGACGGGCAGTGGCGCGACCACCGGATCTTCGCGGTGACGCGTGAGGAGGCCCCCGCGGGGCTGCTGCCGAGGGTGCGGAACCTGAGCGGAGGCTAA